A window of the Desulfobacula toluolica Tol2 genome harbors these coding sequences:
- the gatB gene encoding Asp-tRNA(Asn)/Glu-tRNA(Gln) amidotransferase subunit GatB encodes MQFEPVIGLEVHAQLKTKTKIFCGCSTEFGKSPNANTCPVCTGMPGVLPVLNKLAVSFAIKAALATNCKINRESRFDRKNYFYPDLPKGYQISQYALPIAEHGYLDIETDASGNKRIGITRIHMEEDAGKLIHDPSRAKSMVDLNRTGVPLIEIVSEPDIRSAKEAGAYLRKLHAILKYIDVCDGNMEEGSFRCDANISLRPKGQKEFGIRAELKNLNSFKNVEKAILYEIQRQTYVLEEGKHVIQETRLWDPSKNKTSAMRGKEEAHDYRYFPDPDLVPLIVDDQWIQKVAQDMPELPDEKQSRFIKTYKLADYDAAVLTSSIELADFFEATAAPLKDKKQAANWILTTLLGMLNTKAIPITESPVTAEEFSKLLRLIEEGKINATAAKTVFEEMIETSKDPEAIVKENGLEQLSDQSELESMVTDIINENPDEVAAYRDGKTKLFSFFMGQIMKKTRGKADPKIITQLLKSKL; translated from the coding sequence ATGCAGTTTGAACCTGTCATCGGCCTTGAAGTCCACGCACAATTAAAAACCAAAACCAAAATCTTCTGTGGCTGTTCCACAGAATTCGGAAAGTCCCCCAATGCCAACACCTGCCCTGTTTGTACGGGCATGCCCGGCGTATTGCCTGTTCTGAACAAGCTGGCGGTTTCTTTTGCCATCAAAGCGGCACTTGCCACAAATTGCAAAATAAACCGGGAAAGCCGGTTTGACAGGAAAAACTATTTTTATCCGGATCTTCCAAAAGGCTACCAGATATCACAATATGCCTTGCCCATTGCCGAACATGGATACCTTGACATTGAAACCGACGCATCCGGCAACAAAAGAATAGGCATTACCAGGATTCATATGGAAGAGGATGCGGGAAAACTGATTCATGATCCTTCCAGGGCAAAAAGTATGGTGGATTTGAACAGGACCGGAGTGCCGCTGATTGAGATTGTCAGTGAACCTGATATTCGGTCTGCAAAAGAGGCAGGTGCCTATTTAAGAAAGCTGCACGCCATTTTAAAATATATTGATGTGTGCGACGGCAACATGGAAGAAGGCAGCTTCAGGTGCGATGCCAATATATCCCTAAGACCCAAAGGACAAAAAGAATTCGGCATAAGAGCTGAACTTAAAAATCTCAACTCCTTTAAAAATGTTGAAAAGGCCATTCTCTATGAAATTCAGCGCCAGACATATGTCTTGGAAGAAGGCAAGCATGTGATCCAGGAAACGCGGCTGTGGGATCCATCCAAGAACAAGACCAGCGCCATGCGCGGCAAAGAAGAGGCCCATGACTACAGGTATTTTCCCGATCCGGACCTGGTTCCCCTCATTGTTGACGACCAGTGGATACAAAAAGTTGCCCAAGACATGCCGGAACTGCCTGATGAAAAGCAATCCCGGTTTATCAAGACCTATAAACTGGCTGACTATGATGCTGCAGTTCTGACCTCATCCATTGAACTTGCCGATTTTTTTGAAGCAACCGCAGCCCCTTTGAAAGACAAAAAACAGGCTGCCAACTGGATTTTGACAACCTTACTGGGCATGCTCAACACAAAAGCAATCCCCATCACTGAATCCCCGGTAACGGCTGAAGAATTTTCAAAACTCCTGAGATTGATTGAAGAGGGAAAAATAAATGCAACCGCTGCAAAAACAGTGTTCGAGGAAATGATAGAAACATCAAAAGACCCTGAAGCCATTGTAAAAGAGAATGGACTTGAACAATTGTCGGATCAATCAGAACTTGAATCCATGGTTACGGATATAATAAATGAAAACCCGGATGAAGTAGCTGCCTACCGGGATGGAAAAACCAAGCTTTTCAGTTTTTTTATGGGACAGATCATGAAAAAAACCCGTGGCAAGGCAGACCCTAAAATCATCACCCAATTATTAAAAAGCAAACTATAA
- a CDS encoding FG-GAP-like repeat-containing protein, translating into MNNNYLKFKLFIIFFFLIFPDFVCASLSEKKIVVSPFKIESQENLEFLEKGVVHMLETRLKVPGHSSVVFSSDNLEIESVKADYLLEGTILVFGDSVSTDAKLINASSGEIELVFSQFGNKKGDVLKHIDLFAEQIRTDVLNLAPRQGNTGVSEKTARYVPYAEPQKPVIWRSPSFDTEMKSIAVADIDNDSKNETIVLSSNMLSVFQRTGNSFKKMSELRLASGNKRHLFVDVVDLDADGTQEIFVTGINDDTLEPDSILYHWNTSGLIKVADHIKWLFRAVDTKSYGRILLGQKTRGEGERRLKTGITRLKMDESGQLSPAELSLPFADNIFGLAFGDFMNNGKETIAVLNLKGTLSLYSFDGRELFTSADTYGGSGSYVEYKGMRYNRDSGYQMSRIYLQQRLFASDLDQDGKTSLVTVKNQDAAKGLLSRLRVYNKGNIESLLWNEMGMAPKGRTQTVSGYICDYTIADMDNNGKKEVIFAIVSSKGVLQKKISRIVSQSFIVKGMMQPF; encoded by the coding sequence TTGAACAATAACTATTTGAAATTTAAACTTTTTATTATATTTTTTTTTCTGATATTCCCTGATTTTGTTTGTGCTTCTTTAAGCGAAAAAAAAATAGTGGTGTCTCCGTTTAAAATTGAATCCCAGGAAAATCTTGAATTTCTTGAAAAAGGCGTAGTTCACATGCTTGAAACACGGCTTAAAGTCCCGGGGCATTCATCGGTTGTGTTCTCGTCTGATAACCTGGAAATTGAATCTGTAAAAGCAGACTATCTCCTTGAAGGAACCATACTTGTTTTTGGAGACAGTGTCAGTACAGATGCAAAACTTATCAATGCCAGTTCAGGAGAGATTGAGCTTGTGTTCAGTCAATTTGGAAATAAAAAAGGGGACGTGTTAAAACACATTGACCTGTTTGCGGAACAGATCAGAACAGATGTTCTCAATCTTGCACCAAGGCAAGGGAATACTGGCGTATCGGAAAAAACAGCACGATATGTGCCCTATGCAGAGCCTCAAAAACCGGTCATCTGGCGAAGCCCTTCCTTTGATACGGAAATGAAAAGCATTGCAGTTGCTGACATTGATAATGATTCAAAAAATGAAACCATTGTGCTTTCAAGCAATATGCTCAGTGTTTTTCAACGGACAGGCAACAGTTTTAAAAAAATGTCGGAGCTTCGTCTTGCATCCGGTAATAAACGCCATTTGTTTGTGGACGTCGTTGACCTTGATGCCGATGGGACACAGGAAATATTTGTTACAGGCATTAATGATGATACTCTGGAGCCGGACTCCATTTTATACCACTGGAATACATCCGGTTTGATAAAAGTTGCCGATCATATCAAATGGCTGTTCAGGGCTGTTGATACAAAAAGTTACGGAAGGATACTTCTTGGGCAAAAAACAAGAGGGGAGGGTGAAAGGCGGCTTAAAACCGGAATAACCCGGTTGAAAATGGATGAATCAGGCCAGCTGTCACCTGCAGAATTGTCCCTTCCTTTTGCGGATAATATTTTTGGGCTTGCATTTGGTGACTTTATGAATAATGGCAAGGAAACCATTGCTGTTCTGAATCTTAAAGGAACTCTTTCTCTTTATTCTTTTGACGGACGGGAACTTTTTACAAGTGCCGACACATATGGCGGAAGCGGTTCATATGTTGAGTATAAAGGTATGAGATATAACCGGGATAGCGGATATCAGATGAGCAGGATATATCTGCAGCAAAGGCTGTTTGCATCAGATCTCGACCAGGACGGCAAAACCAGTCTGGTTACAGTTAAAAATCAGGATGCTGCAAAAGGTTTGCTTTCAAGGCTTCGCGTATACAACAAAGGCAATATTGAATCTCTTTTGTGGAATGAGATGGGAATGGCACCAAAGGGAAGAACGCAGACGGTTTCAGGATATATATGTGATTATACAATTGCCGACATGGATAATAATGGTAAAAAAGAGGTTATATTTGCAATTGTCAGTTCAAAGGGAGTTCTTCAAAAAAAGATAAGCCGAATTGTGAGCCAGAGTTTTATTGTTAAAGGGATGATGCAGCCTTTTTAA
- a CDS encoding alginate export family protein, whose amino-acid sequence MKKIFIAMIVTFIGLAFTAPSFAVEHEFGGYWRVRMFSMKDFSGDDSGSMDSSMADTRTHLYYTAVINDNLKLVNKFEMDADWGSSSSYGDIGADAVAIEVKNTYADFNLGALNAKVGTQGTVIQRGFIFDEDFSGVVLTSNGVIAKYLKIEENGDNAGDDITAYSLSYTADLDAVKLTPVFTYVDDDDDDSAWFIGLDVDADLGGTALWGTFIYNGGEDGSNDIKAWLAAAGADVTLSDMISFHGQAFYATGDDNAADDDIENFTTIDGQSYAWAEIMGEGIFDDYVSNNSPGVEISNITAANIGVTFVPMEKLSISADLWYARLNEVAAGADEDLGFEIDLSATYELVDGLSLDVIGAYLFADDGTTGNAANDENPWEVGTQLSLSF is encoded by the coding sequence ATGAAAAAAATATTTATTGCTATGATTGTCACCTTTATCGGACTTGCATTTACAGCCCCGTCATTTGCTGTTGAACACGAGTTCGGGGGTTATTGGCGTGTGAGAATGTTCTCCATGAAAGATTTTTCAGGAGATGACTCCGGCAGTATGGACAGCTCCATGGCAGACACCAGAACACACCTTTACTACACAGCGGTTATTAACGACAACCTCAAACTTGTCAACAAGTTTGAAATGGATGCCGACTGGGGAAGTTCCTCATCATATGGTGATATCGGTGCGGATGCTGTTGCTATAGAAGTAAAAAACACTTATGCGGATTTTAATCTTGGTGCTTTAAATGCAAAAGTTGGCACCCAGGGGACAGTCATTCAGCGTGGTTTTATTTTTGATGAAGATTTTTCAGGTGTTGTTCTGACAAGTAACGGTGTAATTGCTAAATATCTTAAAATAGAAGAGAACGGCGATAATGCCGGCGACGATATCACTGCTTACAGTTTATCCTATACTGCAGATCTTGACGCCGTAAAGTTAACCCCGGTGTTTACATATGTAGATGATGACGATGATGATTCCGCATGGTTTATTGGCCTGGATGTAGACGCTGATCTTGGAGGAACTGCTCTTTGGGGAACCTTTATTTATAATGGAGGAGAAGACGGATCAAACGATATAAAAGCATGGCTTGCAGCAGCAGGTGCCGATGTTACTCTGAGTGACATGATCAGTTTTCACGGACAGGCATTTTATGCTACAGGCGATGATAACGCTGCGGACGATGATATTGAAAACTTCACAACTATCGACGGGCAGTCTTATGCATGGGCCGAGATCATGGGTGAAGGCATATTTGATGATTATGTATCCAACAACTCACCCGGAGTTGAAATCTCAAACATTACTGCAGCCAATATAGGCGTAACCTTTGTTCCCATGGAAAAACTGAGTATTTCAGCCGACCTGTGGTATGCCAGACTAAATGAAGTCGCTGCAGGGGCAGATGAAGATCTTGGATTTGAGATTGATCTTAGTGCCACATATGAACTTGTTGATGGGCTGAGTCTTGATGTTATCGGTGCATATCTTTTTGCCGATGACGGAACAACAGGCAATGCTGCAAATGATGAGAATCCCTGGGAAGTTGGAACACAGTTGAGTTTAAGCTTCTAA
- a CDS encoding alginate export family protein: MKKLFIAVLVTLIGLAFTAPSFAVEHDFGGYWRVRMYTQKNFDGTSDESGGVQDDVAKADTRTRLFYTATINDNLKFVNAFEMDADWGSSTSYGDIGADAVAIEVKNTYADFNLGALNAKVGTQQTVIHRGFVFDDAASGVILASNGVTAKYLKFEENGDNAGDDITAYSLSYTADLDTVKLTPVFTYIDADNDDSIWFAGLDVDANLAGTSLWGTFVYNGGDNGDNDIKAWLAAAGAKINITDMLNIHGQAFYLTGDDNTADDDDEAFTVIGIPSKTGATYYWSEIMGKGLFDMGACASNNSPGTSPTNITAANIGVTVVPMEKLSLSADLWYAMVNEELAPGLDEDLGFEIDLKATYELVDGLNLDVVGAYLFAGDSTTENDVHDEDPWEVGTRLSLKF; encoded by the coding sequence ATGAAAAAATTATTTATTGCAGTTCTTGTTACCTTGATCGGGCTTGCATTTACAGCCCCATCATTTGCAGTTGAACATGATTTTGGCGGGTATTGGCGTGTAAGAATGTATACCCAGAAAAATTTTGACGGAACTTCTGATGAGTCTGGTGGTGTACAAGATGATGTAGCCAAGGCAGACACCAGAACCCGTCTTTTTTACACCGCTACCATTAATGACAACCTTAAGTTTGTCAACGCATTTGAAATGGATGCAGACTGGGGAAGTTCCACATCATATGGCGACATCGGTGCTGATGCTGTTGCAATAGAAGTAAAAAACACTTACGCAGACTTTAATCTTGGTGCTTTGAATGCAAAGGTTGGTACCCAGCAGACCGTTATTCATCGCGGATTTGTGTTTGATGATGCTGCTTCAGGTGTTATTTTGGCAAGCAATGGCGTAACAGCTAAATATCTTAAATTTGAAGAGAACGGCGACAATGCTGGCGACGATATCACTGCTTACAGTTTATCCTATACTGCTGATCTTGATACTGTAAAATTAACCCCGGTTTTTACTTATATAGATGCTGACAACGACGATTCAATATGGTTTGCAGGTCTGGATGTGGATGCTAATTTAGCTGGAACTTCTCTTTGGGGTACATTCGTTTATAATGGCGGAGATAATGGAGATAACGATATTAAAGCATGGCTTGCAGCAGCAGGTGCTAAAATTAACATAACTGATATGTTGAATATTCACGGCCAGGCATTTTACCTCACCGGTGATGATAATACAGCAGATGATGATGACGAAGCATTTACAGTAATTGGTATTCCCAGCAAAACAGGAGCAACTTATTACTGGTCGGAAATTATGGGTAAAGGTCTATTTGATATGGGCGCTTGTGCATCAAATAACTCACCCGGAACCTCACCTACAAATATCACCGCTGCAAACATAGGTGTCACTGTTGTTCCCATGGAGAAACTGAGCCTTTCAGCAGATCTATGGTATGCCATGGTAAATGAAGAACTGGCTCCAGGACTTGATGAAGATCTTGGATTTGAAATTGATCTTAAAGCTACATATGAGCTTGTTGACGGCCTGAACCTTGATGTTGTCGGTGCATATCTTTTTGCTGGTGACAGCACAACAGAAAATGACGTACATGATGAAGATCCATGGGAAGTTGGAACACGGTTGAGCTTAAAATTCTAA
- the mutL gene encoding DNA mismatch repair endonuclease MutL: MTTVRILPEILSNQIAAGEVVERPASVVKELVENSIDANATQITIEIVNGGKSLIRVSDNGIGLLRDDALLSIERYATSKIFKKEDLLSISTMGFRGEALPSIASVSKFILVTRTKDSDIGTKIDIAGGKIHNVSDAGAPVGTMVEVKQLFFNTPARKKFLKSNTTETSHIADAVSGMALGNPHVQFRLFLNHKLQKSFSLSDDLFQRSVRILGRDVAGKLYPLEFADEFIRIQGYCSNPSVTRRSSSKIFLFVNNRLVYDRGLIAAIFKGYKGRIMKGNFPLGVFFVEIAFDQVDVNVHPSKKEIRFFNSKPVYQAMSETIDRALSCAQENMTVYSHSHILVSPDTGEKKAVETFDFFDAAVYPESSGKIEQSIIDWQTQVANKSDPVQKQKDPVCQQALPQAPGHPGTFVNPVILVSPALKEKSVLVSGTTKIIGQVMGTYILVETQEGIMLMDQHAAHERIVYEKLKRRYQSLNIQSQNLVVPETLDLNFKEADFLSGILDELKGLGVIIEPFGGTTFIIKAVPVIIDEKEIKPMIVDIIETALVKKDRFSKDEWLEQCLILMACHSAIRANLKLNQTEMETLLADLEACENPCYCPHGRPIMIAWTKQQIEKLFKRLV; this comes from the coding sequence ATGACGACAGTCAGAATTCTGCCTGAAATTCTTTCCAACCAGATTGCGGCAGGTGAGGTGGTTGAAAGGCCTGCCTCCGTGGTCAAAGAGCTTGTTGAAAACAGTATTGACGCAAACGCCACACAGATTACCATTGAAATTGTAAACGGCGGCAAATCATTAATACGGGTGTCTGATAACGGGATCGGGCTTTTGCGGGATGATGCACTGCTGTCCATTGAACGTTATGCAACAAGCAAAATTTTCAAAAAAGAGGATCTGTTATCCATCTCCACAATGGGATTTCGGGGCGAGGCATTGCCGTCCATTGCATCGGTTTCAAAGTTCATTCTTGTAACCCGGACAAAAGACAGTGATATCGGGACAAAAATTGATATAGCCGGTGGTAAAATACACAATGTTTCAGATGCCGGGGCTCCGGTGGGAACCATGGTGGAAGTGAAACAGCTATTTTTTAACACCCCGGCCCGGAAAAAATTTTTAAAATCCAATACCACTGAAACAAGTCATATTGCCGACGCCGTATCCGGTATGGCCCTTGGAAATCCTCACGTTCAGTTCAGGTTGTTTTTAAACCATAAACTGCAGAAAAGTTTTTCATTATCTGATGACCTGTTCCAGAGATCTGTTCGCATTCTTGGGCGGGATGTTGCAGGCAAACTCTATCCGCTTGAATTCGCCGACGAATTTATTCGCATCCAAGGATATTGTTCCAACCCGTCTGTTACCCGGCGCTCTTCGTCCAAGATTTTTTTGTTTGTGAACAATAGGCTGGTGTATGACCGGGGGCTTATCGCAGCCATTTTTAAAGGCTACAAAGGCAGGATCATGAAAGGAAACTTTCCTTTGGGGGTTTTTTTTGTTGAGATTGCCTTTGACCAGGTGGATGTCAATGTTCATCCGTCCAAAAAAGAGATTCGATTTTTTAACAGCAAACCCGTGTATCAGGCCATGTCAGAGACAATCGACAGGGCATTGTCTTGTGCCCAGGAAAATATGACCGTGTATTCACATTCACATATTTTGGTTTCTCCTGATACTGGAGAAAAAAAAGCTGTTGAAACCTTTGATTTTTTTGATGCAGCCGTTTATCCGGAAAGCTCCGGCAAGATTGAGCAATCCATAATAGATTGGCAGACCCAGGTTGCAAACAAATCAGATCCGGTTCAAAAACAGAAAGATCCGGTTTGTCAACAGGCATTGCCTCAGGCTCCCGGACATCCCGGAACTTTTGTAAACCCTGTAATTTTAGTTTCCCCTGCACTTAAAGAAAAATCAGTCTTGGTTTCCGGGACAACAAAAATTATTGGCCAGGTCATGGGAACCTATATCCTTGTGGAGACCCAAGAAGGGATCATGCTCATGGATCAGCATGCAGCCCATGAACGGATTGTATATGAAAAGCTCAAACGCAGGTATCAGTCGCTGAATATTCAAAGCCAGAACCTTGTGGTGCCTGAAACTCTTGACTTGAATTTCAAGGAGGCGGATTTTTTGTCCGGTATTTTGGATGAGTTGAAGGGACTGGGGGTGATCATCGAGCCCTTTGGCGGAACAACCTTTATCATAAAAGCCGTGCCGGTCATCATTGATGAAAAAGAGATCAAGCCCATGATTGTTGATATTATTGAAACAGCTCTGGTTAAAAAAGATCGGTTTTCAAAAGATGAGTGGCTTGAGCAGTGTTTGATTTTAATGGCATGCCACAGCGCTATTCGTGCCAATTTAAAGCTTAACCAGACTGAGATGGAAACCTTGCTGGCAGATCTTGAAGCGTGTGAAAATCCTTGTTATTGTCCTCATGGCCGACCGATTATGATCGCCTGGACCAAACAGCAGATCGAAAAACTGTTTAAACGTCTTGTTTGA
- the gatA gene encoding Asp-tRNA(Asn)/Glu-tRNA(Gln) amidotransferase subunit GatA codes for MQYHELTIGSARKHLLDHKISSVELTTALIERIEQYDGEIGAFITVDKDLALDQAKKADQDIADNKTAPLTGVPIALKDLLCTRGMKTTCASKILDNFVPQYDGTVVSKLKENGAVIIGKTNLDEFAMGSSTENSACKITRNPWNTSCVPGGSSGGSAAAVAARFCCAALGTDTGGSIRQPASHCGVVGLKPTYGRVSRFGLVSYASSLDQIGPITKDVRDAAILLNVISGNDTMDSTSAKVDVPDFTTALDQFEKGALKGMTAGIPKEYLSVEGIDPDVEKVFNDAKKSLQDLGVEIKEISLPHTDYVVAAYYIIAPCEASSNLARFDGVKYGFRDKSCDDLIDMYKKTKSKGFGPEVQRRIIIGTYALSAGYYDAYYGRASKVRTLIMEDFSKAFETCDFILSPVAPAPAFKIGEKIDDPLTMYLTDIFTLSANMAGIPGISVPAGYSSKGLPIGIQMMAKRFDEMSLLRAGYGFERTISLDKTFPNL; via the coding sequence ATGCAATACCATGAACTTACCATTGGCAGCGCCCGAAAACACCTTCTGGATCATAAAATTTCTTCTGTTGAATTGACCACTGCTTTAATTGAAAGGATTGAACAATATGATGGTGAAATTGGTGCTTTTATAACTGTCGATAAAGACCTGGCCCTGGATCAGGCAAAAAAAGCGGATCAAGATATAGCCGATAATAAAACAGCCCCATTGACAGGTGTACCAATCGCCTTGAAAGACCTTTTGTGTACCAGGGGAATGAAAACCACTTGCGCATCAAAAATCCTTGATAATTTTGTACCTCAATATGACGGAACTGTTGTTTCAAAATTAAAGGAAAACGGTGCTGTCATCATCGGTAAAACCAATTTGGATGAGTTTGCAATGGGCTCTTCAACTGAAAATTCGGCTTGCAAAATCACCAGAAATCCCTGGAATACCTCCTGCGTACCCGGCGGTTCCAGCGGGGGGTCAGCTGCAGCAGTGGCTGCCCGGTTCTGTTGTGCCGCGCTGGGAACCGATACCGGTGGTTCCATTCGTCAGCCCGCATCCCATTGCGGTGTTGTAGGATTAAAACCGACCTATGGCCGGGTCTCCCGGTTCGGGCTGGTTTCTTATGCCTCGTCACTTGACCAGATAGGCCCCATCACCAAAGATGTAAGGGATGCAGCTATCCTGCTCAATGTTATATCCGGCAATGATACAATGGATTCAACCAGTGCCAAGGTGGATGTGCCGGATTTTACAACCGCCCTGGATCAGTTTGAAAAAGGTGCTTTAAAAGGGATGACTGCTGGAATTCCAAAAGAGTACTTGTCTGTGGAAGGCATTGACCCTGATGTTGAAAAGGTTTTTAATGATGCAAAAAAGAGCTTGCAGGATCTGGGGGTTGAGATCAAAGAGATCTCTTTGCCCCACACGGATTATGTGGTGGCAGCCTATTATATTATTGCCCCTTGCGAGGCCAGCTCCAATCTTGCCAGATTTGATGGGGTAAAATACGGTTTCAGGGATAAATCCTGTGATGATCTGATTGATATGTATAAAAAGACCAAGTCAAAAGGGTTTGGCCCGGAAGTTCAAAGACGGATTATTATTGGAACCTATGCGCTTTCAGCCGGTTACTATGATGCCTATTATGGAAGGGCGTCAAAGGTTCGAACCCTGATCATGGAGGATTTTTCAAAGGCTTTTGAAACCTGTGACTTTATCTTGTCCCCTGTGGCACCTGCCCCTGCATTTAAAATAGGAGAGAAGATTGATGATCCTTTGACCATGTATCTGACAGATATTTTTACCCTTTCTGCAAACATGGCCGGTATTCCCGGGATATCGGTTCCGGCAGGGTATTCTTCAAAGGGTTTGCCCATTGGTATCCAGATGATGGCCAAAAGATTTGATGAAATGTCATTATTACGGGCAGGGTATGGGTTTGAACGAACAATTTCGCTGGATAAAACGTTTCCCAATCTTTAA
- the gatC gene encoding Asp-tRNA(Asn)/Glu-tRNA(Gln) amidotransferase subunit GatC: MKISTDEVEKMAHLARLEIDEPQKEKMAEQLSHILQYIDKLKDVDVEGVRQSSGASFMQNVLREDELKVSPGPDVTLANAPQRDEDFYTVPRVVK; the protein is encoded by the coding sequence ATGAAAATATCAACAGATGAAGTCGAAAAAATGGCCCACCTTGCTCGATTGGAGATTGACGAGCCGCAAAAAGAAAAAATGGCTGAACAGCTGAGCCATATCCTTCAATATATTGATAAATTAAAAGATGTTGATGTGGAGGGAGTCAGGCAATCTTCCGGGGCTTCGTTCATGCAGAATGTTTTAAGGGAAGATGAGTTGAAAGTATCACCGGGACCTGATGTGACACTTGCCAATGCACCGCAAAGAGATGAAGATTTTTATACGGTGCCAAGAGTCGTTAAGTAA
- a CDS encoding SPOR domain-containing protein: MTPFKTKPFKGILRYLLYIGIAGWMFFLGIMVGRGSSPVKFDTQKFQKRLEIIAKEFGEKEGVREKINLKFYDVLDRPVAEENMPSPKKTLEIVPKKETTATDNIPVKTSRKKQTFKPQGNKAKTDQKTAEHLKPTNTKSVEKKANPIRLKETGKSVRSTDNMTPDNKPLYNKHPDNNNLKGEYTIQIAAFKNVKDAVAQMAVYRKKGFDSYRVTGEKNGVTWYRIRTGSFTTYDEAKKNNEKLNKAGINSIIIKTQ; the protein is encoded by the coding sequence ATGACACCCTTTAAAACAAAACCCTTTAAAGGGATTTTAAGATATTTGCTTTACATCGGTATTGCCGGTTGGATGTTTTTTTTGGGTATCATGGTTGGTCGTGGTTCATCTCCTGTAAAATTTGATACCCAAAAATTTCAAAAAAGGCTTGAAATTATTGCCAAAGAATTTGGTGAAAAAGAAGGTGTCCGGGAAAAAATCAATCTAAAATTTTATGATGTGCTTGATCGTCCCGTAGCAGAAGAAAATATGCCTTCCCCAAAAAAAACATTGGAAATCGTTCCCAAAAAAGAAACAACAGCCACAGACAATATTCCCGTAAAAACAAGCAGAAAAAAACAGACGTTTAAACCTCAGGGAAACAAGGCAAAGACAGACCAAAAAACAGCTGAACATTTAAAACCAACAAACACAAAGTCTGTTGAAAAAAAGGCGAATCCGATCCGTTTGAAAGAAACAGGTAAATCCGTGCGATCAACAGATAACATGACCCCAGACAACAAGCCTCTATATAACAAGCATCCAGATAACAATAACCTAAAAGGGGAATATACAATCCAGATTGCAGCCTTTAAAAATGTTAAGGACGCGGTTGCACAGATGGCTGTTTACAGAAAAAAAGGATTTGATTCATACAGGGTAACCGGAGAAAAGAACGGGGTTACCTGGTACAGGATCAGAACCGGGTCTTTTACAACCTATGATGAGGCAAAAAAAAATAACGAAAAATTAAACAAAGCCGGAATAAATTCAATTATTATAAAAACGCAATGA